A single genomic interval of Paenibacillus macerans harbors:
- a CDS encoding glycosyltransferase family 2 protein, which translates to MSLSTTVTVHIVTYNSAEDIEVCLNAVLRQTYELQKVIVIDNASVDGTAERVRNYIERTESRIIQLISNPSNTGFAPAHNQAIRMTESDYVLVLNPDVELGDEYVERLVREMERQPVIGSATGLLLFKDSPGTVDSTGLAMNGIWRAFDRGAGEPATAWKESGEAFGVSGAAALYRREMIREISHQGEFFDESFFAYKEDVDVAWRAGLLGWKAYYCADAKATHARGWKKGGRSSKPLFVRRYSYINRYKMIYKNLTGYRWLKYLPKLLAYELASHGYILLREPKVLGAWGGFFKQLPQLKEKRRAILEKRHLSKADL; encoded by the coding sequence ATGTCATTATCCACGACGGTTACCGTACACATTGTAACTTATAACAGCGCTGAAGATATCGAAGTTTGTCTGAATGCCGTTTTGCGGCAGACGTACGAACTTCAGAAAGTTATCGTTATCGACAATGCCTCGGTGGACGGTACAGCGGAACGCGTACGTAACTATATCGAACGAACGGAAAGCCGTATCATTCAACTCATTTCCAATCCCTCGAATACCGGCTTTGCCCCTGCGCATAATCAGGCGATTCGCATGACGGAAAGCGATTACGTACTTGTTCTTAATCCTGATGTAGAGCTTGGGGACGAATATGTGGAGCGGCTTGTCAGGGAGATGGAGCGGCAACCGGTGATCGGAAGCGCTACAGGACTGCTCCTTTTCAAGGATTCTCCCGGAACGGTGGACAGCACCGGTCTCGCCATGAACGGAATCTGGCGTGCTTTTGACCGGGGAGCCGGGGAGCCGGCGACAGCCTGGAAGGAATCAGGCGAAGCGTTTGGCGTGTCGGGCGCAGCGGCGCTCTACCGGAGGGAGATGATCCGGGAGATTTCGCATCAAGGCGAATTTTTCGATGAGAGCTTTTTTGCCTATAAAGAAGATGTCGACGTCGCCTGGCGGGCGGGGTTGCTCGGTTGGAAAGCGTACTATTGCGCGGATGCGAAGGCAACCCACGCCCGCGGCTGGAAAAAGGGCGGCCGCAGCTCGAAGCCGCTGTTTGTACGCAGATACTCCTATATTAACCGCTATAAGATGATCTATAAAAATCTTACCGGCTATCGCTGGCTAAAGTATTTGCCGAAGCTCTTGGCCTATGAGCTGGCTAGTCACGGTTACATTTTGCTAAGGGAACCGAAAGTGCTCGGAGCGTGGGGCGGATTTTTTAAGCAGCTCCCGCAATTAAAGGAGAAACGAAGGGCGATTCTGGAGAAAAGACATCTATCAAAGGCGGATCTATAA
- a CDS encoding acyltransferase, with the protein MRKAKLEEIEILRGIAFLAVVLQHVIAGVFYQPDVSAPSIIAGTTFLGFIRFAVPLFVFITGVVLFYNYDGKLNYLSFLRKRFRQIILPYLTWTVFYFVWVSFLSGVPASTTWNELLNLLEAALTGKASYHLWFMVMIIPFYILFPCFRLLMSKKRKTWLNLLVAAIFFVVNLILVYALSKGMIASDNPQLAFIFDYLDRNFLFWMFYFVLGGLAGLYYETWKKFVAKAKYIAIAALAVCFYFIIDDIVRIAGSSTGDLYLYSANVTAPLKPLMMIAIIALIVLVFAAAIKLAGKPTKFTQLLGLFGKYSFGTYLMHAFVLSFTSRLAIDYLYMLDVYSQTVISFVLCASISLFLTVWLSRMKISVGEMWVGKV; encoded by the coding sequence TTGAGAAAAGCAAAATTGGAAGAGATAGAAATCTTGCGTGGGATTGCGTTTTTGGCGGTCGTCCTGCAGCATGTCATCGCCGGCGTCTTTTACCAACCGGATGTGAGCGCCCCATCCATCATCGCCGGGACGACGTTCCTCGGATTCATCCGCTTCGCGGTTCCGCTGTTCGTTTTTATCACGGGCGTGGTGTTATTTTATAATTATGACGGTAAACTGAACTATCTGAGCTTTTTGCGGAAAAGATTCCGGCAAATCATCCTGCCCTATTTGACCTGGACCGTTTTTTACTTTGTTTGGGTCAGCTTCTTAAGCGGCGTTCCGGCATCAACGACCTGGAATGAGCTGCTTAATCTGTTAGAAGCCGCTCTTACGGGGAAAGCCTCATATCATCTATGGTTTATGGTGATGATCATACCGTTTTACATTTTGTTCCCATGCTTTCGATTGCTGATGTCCAAAAAAAGAAAAACATGGCTCAATCTACTCGTCGCGGCCATTTTCTTTGTGGTGAATCTCATTTTGGTTTACGCTTTGTCCAAAGGCATGATCGCCTCGGACAATCCGCAGCTTGCTTTTATTTTTGACTATCTGGACCGGAACTTCCTGTTCTGGATGTTTTATTTTGTACTGGGCGGTTTGGCGGGGCTGTATTACGAAACGTGGAAGAAATTTGTCGCCAAAGCCAAGTATATAGCCATCGCGGCTCTGGCGGTTTGCTTTTACTTCATTATTGACGATATCGTTCGAATTGCCGGCAGTTCCACCGGCGATCTATATCTCTACAGCGCCAACGTAACGGCGCCGCTTAAACCGTTGATGATGATCGCCATCATCGCTTTGATCGTGCTCGTCTTCGCCGCCGCGATAAAGCTGGCCGGCAAACCAACGAAGTTTACCCAGCTTCTCGGGTTGTTTGGCAAATATTCCTTCGGCACCTATCTCATGCACGCTTTCGTCTTGAGTTTCACCAGCCGTTTGGCGATCGATTATTTGTATATGCTGGACGTATACTCGCAAACAGTGATTTCCTTTGTTCTGTGCGCCTCCATCAGTTTGTTCCTTACCGTTTGGCTCAGCCGGATGAAGATTTCGGTGGGGGAGATGTGGGTGGGAAAGGTTTGA
- the rfbB gene encoding dTDP-glucose 4,6-dehydratase: MKLFVTGGAGFIGSNFVLYMLNQHPDYQIVNVDALTYAGNLENLKSVEGNPNHIFVKADITDAKTMDELIGQGVDVVVNFAAESHVDRSILEPDVFVKTNVLGTQVLLDAAKKHGVKKYVQVSTDEVYGTLGETGLFTEETPLAPNSPYSASKAGGDLLVRAYHETFGLPVNITRCSNNYGPYQFPEKLIPLMISKALADEVLPVYGDGLNVRDWLYVEDHCSAIDLVIHNGRNGEVYNIGGNNERTNLHIVRTILEQLGKPESLIKHVQDRPGHDRRYGIDPTKTMQELGWKPKHSFETGIKETIRWYLDNKEWWTRIQSGAYQEYYVKQYGDRLGERP; the protein is encoded by the coding sequence ATGAAACTGTTCGTAACAGGCGGTGCCGGATTTATCGGCAGCAACTTTGTATTATACATGTTAAACCAGCATCCGGATTACCAAATCGTAAATGTGGATGCGCTGACCTATGCGGGAAATCTGGAAAACCTGAAATCGGTAGAAGGTAATCCAAACCATATCTTCGTGAAGGCGGATATTACGGATGCAAAGACGATGGATGAACTGATCGGTCAAGGCGTTGACGTGGTAGTCAACTTTGCGGCGGAGTCGCATGTGGACCGGAGTATTTTGGAGCCGGATGTTTTTGTGAAGACGAATGTGCTGGGGACCCAGGTGCTGCTTGACGCGGCTAAAAAGCATGGCGTTAAGAAATACGTACAGGTTTCTACGGATGAAGTTTACGGGACTTTGGGAGAAACGGGGTTGTTTACTGAGGAAACGCCGCTCGCGCCTAACAGTCCCTATTCGGCAAGTAAGGCCGGAGGGGATCTGCTTGTACGCGCGTATCACGAAACCTTTGGGCTGCCAGTGAACATAACACGCTGCTCGAACAACTACGGACCTTATCAATTCCCGGAAAAGTTGATTCCTCTCATGATTTCCAAGGCATTAGCTGATGAGGTGCTTCCAGTGTATGGGGATGGGTTGAATGTACGCGATTGGTTATACGTAGAAGATCACTGCAGTGCGATAGATCTGGTGATTCACAATGGCCGAAATGGCGAAGTTTATAACATCGGGGGAAATAACGAGCGGACGAATTTGCATATTGTGCGGACGATACTGGAGCAGCTTGGTAAACCGGAATCCTTGATCAAACATGTGCAGGACCGTCCTGGACATGACCGCCGCTATGGCATTGATCCTACCAAGACCATGCAAGAGCTCGGTTGGAAGCCGAAGCATTCTTTTGAAACCGGAATTAAAGAAACGATTCGTTGGTACTTGGATAATAAGGAATGGTGGACCCGCATTCAATCTGGTGCATACCAGGAGTATTACGTCAAGCAGTACGGCGACCGTCTGGGTGAGCGCCCATGA
- the rfbC gene encoding dTDP-4-dehydrorhamnose 3,5-epimerase has product MKITPLKLEGAVLLDPVVHGDHRGFFMESYNDAVLQKLGISSSFVQDNQSLSVEPGVLRGLHYQLNPKAQAKLIRVLSGVVYDVILDIRRDSRTFGQWVAVILSEYNKRQLLVPKGFAHGFCTLVPNTQVLYKVDEYYSPEHDRGILWNDPALNIDWPVNDPLLSEKDKNHPIFSMAEIDN; this is encoded by the coding sequence ATGAAGATTACTCCGCTTAAGTTGGAAGGTGCCGTGCTGCTTGATCCGGTTGTGCATGGGGATCACCGGGGTTTTTTTATGGAGAGTTACAATGACGCCGTTTTACAAAAACTTGGTATTAGTTCTAGTTTTGTTCAGGATAATCAATCTTTGTCAGTCGAGCCTGGAGTATTACGTGGATTGCATTATCAGTTAAATCCTAAGGCCCAAGCGAAACTGATTAGAGTACTTTCAGGTGTTGTCTATGACGTGATTCTTGATATTCGTCGGGATTCTCGCACATTTGGACAATGGGTCGCTGTTATCCTCAGCGAATATAATAAACGTCAGTTATTGGTGCCTAAAGGATTTGCTCATGGTTTCTGCACTCTCGTACCAAACACCCAAGTTTTGTATAAAGTGGACGAATATTATTCCCCAGAGCATGATCGGGGTATACTATGGAATGATCCGGCTTTAAATATTGATTGGCCGGTTAATGATCCCTTGCTTTCTGAAAAAGATAAAAATCACCCGATTTTTTCGATGGCAGAAATCGATAATTGA
- a CDS encoding glycosyltransferase family 2 protein has translation MGKKKVQVLLSTYNGEKYLDELLKSVLSQDGVEINMLIRDDGSVDNTTASLLSYSKDHPNKIRFIKGSNLGVQSSFFELIKEASEDYDYYAFCDQDDVWESNKLLRAVTLLHEQSEEIPLMYCSATSMVDEKLNFIGTWPSPPRRPVSMYNALIENIAVGCTLVMNHKTMRLLKSSFPRTVSNVIMHDWWVYLCVSTFGKVIFDDEAHLLYRQHTDNVLGGQSTGTLKKWCRRIIRFISGKNKSIISNQASEFIQTYCHILSHNQKQEIERLLACRHNNIVNRFLYILNTPFYRQAWIDNIVFKIVYMAGRI, from the coding sequence TTGGGGAAGAAAAAAGTTCAAGTATTGCTTTCAACCTATAACGGAGAAAAATATTTAGATGAACTATTAAAAAGTGTTCTTTCCCAAGATGGGGTGGAAATTAACATGCTTATTAGGGACGATGGTTCAGTTGATAACACAACTGCATCTCTTTTGAGCTATTCTAAAGACCATCCCAACAAGATTAGATTTATAAAGGGCTCAAATTTAGGAGTGCAGAGTAGCTTCTTCGAATTGATAAAGGAAGCATCTGAAGACTATGATTACTATGCCTTTTGTGACCAGGATGATGTTTGGGAAAGTAATAAACTACTCCGGGCTGTTACCTTGCTCCATGAGCAGTCTGAAGAAATACCACTCATGTACTGTTCTGCTACGTCAATGGTTGACGAAAAGTTGAATTTTATCGGTACATGGCCCAGTCCACCTCGGCGACCTGTGAGTATGTATAATGCCTTAATTGAGAATATTGCTGTTGGATGCACGTTAGTAATGAATCATAAAACAATGCGTTTACTGAAAAGCTCATTCCCCCGAACTGTATCAAACGTGATAATGCATGATTGGTGGGTTTATCTATGCGTTTCTACTTTTGGGAAAGTCATTTTTGATGATGAAGCACATTTACTGTATCGCCAGCATACGGATAATGTTCTTGGAGGACAATCAACAGGTACTTTAAAAAAGTGGTGTAGAAGAATCATTAGATTTATTAGTGGTAAAAATAAATCGATTATCAGTAATCAAGCCTCCGAATTTATACAAACTTATTGCCACATTCTGAGCCATAATCAAAAACAAGAAATTGAACGTTTATTAGCTTGCCGTCATAATAATATAGTGAATCGATTCCTCTATATATTAAATACACCTTTTTATAGACAAGCATGGATTGACAATATCGTTTTCAAAATAGTATATATGGCAGGACGGATATAA
- the rfbD gene encoding dTDP-4-dehydrorhamnose reductase: MRVLVTGAGGQLGKDVVGLFEQAGHEVLPCDRASLDITDYEVCLKRVQDFKPDAIIHCAAYTAVDQAETDIDGAYAVNAVGTRNMVVAAEQVQAKFCYISTDYVFDGNATSAYHEFDNTDPQSIYGKSKRAGEVLVQSLSSAFFIVRTSWVYGLHGHNFVKTMLKLGQEKPLLKVVDDQKGSPTYTVDLAAFLLELVQTEKYGIYHASNTGECTWFEFAQAIFAEAENVWGEEYPVRVEPCTTEEFPRPAPRPRNSVMDHLSIRTNGLADLPPWKEGLRAFLRELYESNGEIK; the protein is encoded by the coding sequence ATGAGAGTGCTTGTCACCGGGGCCGGAGGACAGTTAGGAAAAGATGTCGTAGGGCTTTTTGAGCAAGCCGGACACGAGGTTCTGCCGTGTGATCGAGCTTCGCTGGACATAACCGATTACGAGGTGTGCCTAAAACGCGTGCAGGATTTCAAACCGGATGCGATCATTCACTGTGCGGCTTATACCGCCGTCGATCAAGCGGAAACCGATATTGATGGTGCCTATGCAGTAAACGCAGTAGGAACTAGAAATATGGTCGTTGCAGCCGAACAGGTGCAGGCTAAATTTTGTTACATCAGTACGGACTATGTCTTCGATGGAAATGCAACTTCGGCTTATCATGAATTCGATAATACTGATCCTCAAAGCATTTACGGCAAATCGAAGCGGGCGGGAGAAGTGCTCGTGCAAAGCTTGTCTTCCGCGTTTTTTATCGTTCGCACTTCTTGGGTGTACGGGCTGCATGGCCATAATTTTGTGAAAACGATGTTGAAACTAGGCCAAGAAAAACCGCTGCTTAAGGTCGTGGATGACCAAAAAGGATCCCCTACTTATACGGTCGATTTGGCAGCCTTCCTTCTGGAACTGGTACAAACGGAAAAGTACGGGATTTACCACGCTTCAAATACAGGAGAATGCACTTGGTTTGAGTTTGCCCAAGCGATTTTTGCGGAAGCTGAAAATGTTTGGGGGGAAGAATATCCGGTTCGGGTAGAGCCTTGCACGACGGAGGAATTTCCGCGTCCTGCTCCACGTCCGCGGAATTCGGTGATGGATCACTTGTCGATCCGCACGAATGGATTAGCAGACTTACCGCCTTGGAAGGAAGGACTGAGGGCGTTTTTGCGAGAGCTTTATGAGAGCAATGGGGAGATCAAATAA